A window of the Lepus europaeus isolate LE1 chromosome 5, mLepTim1.pri, whole genome shotgun sequence genome harbors these coding sequences:
- the UBE2Q1 gene encoding LOW QUALITY PROTEIN: ubiquitin-conjugating enzyme E2 Q1 (The sequence of the model RefSeq protein was modified relative to this genomic sequence to represent the inferred CDS: deleted 1 base in 1 codon; substituted 1 base at 1 genomic stop codon), which translates to MQQPQPQGQQQPGPGQQLGGQGAAPGAGGGPGGGPGPGPCLRRELKLLESIFHRGHERFRIASACLDELSCEFLLAGAGGAGAAAAPGPHLPSRGSVPGDPVRIHCNITESYPAVPPIWSVESDDPNLAAVLERLVDIKKGNTLLLQHLKRIISDLCKLYNLPQHPDVEMLDQPLPAEQCTQEDVSSEDEDEEMPEDTEDLDHYEMKEEEPAEGKKSEDDGIGKENLAILEKIKKNQRQDYLNGAVSGSVQATDRLMKELRDIYRSQSFKGGNYAVELVNDSLYDWNVKLLKVDQDSALHNDLQILKEKEGADFILLNFSFKVRPRXLPFDPPFVRVVSPVLSGGYVLGGGAICMELLTKQGWSSAYSIESVIMQISATLVKGKARVQFGANKSQYSLTRAQQSYKSLVQIHEKNGWYTPPKEDG; encoded by the exons ATgcagcagccgcagccgcaggggcagcagcagccgGGGCCGGGGCAGCAGCTGGGGGGCCAGGGGGCggcgccgggggccgggggcggcccg ggggggggcccggggccggggcccTGCCTGAGGCGGGAGCTGAAGCTGCTCGAGTCCATCTTTCACCGCGGCCACGAGCGCTTCCGCATTGCCAGCGCCTGCCTGGACGAGCTGAGCTGCGAGTTCCTGCTGGCCGGGGCcggaggggccggggccgcggccgcGCCCGGACCGCACCTCCCCTCCCGGGGGTCAGTGCCTGGGGATCCCGTCCGCATCCACTGCAACATCACG GAGTCGTACCCTGCTGTGCCCCCCATCTGGTCGGTGGAGTCTGATGACCCTAACTTGGCTGCTGTCCTGGAGAGGCTGGTGGACATAAAGAAAGGGAATACTCTG ctattgcagcatCTGAAGAGGATCATCTCCGACCTGTGTAAGCTCTACAACCTCCCACAGCACCCCGATGTGGAGATGCTGGACCAGCCCTTGCCAGCAGAGCAG TGTACACAGGAAGATGTGTCTTCAGaagatgaagatgaggagatgCCGGAG GACACAGAAGACCTAGATCACTATGAAATGAAAGAGGAAGAGCCTGCCGAGGGCAAGAAATCGGAAGACGATGGCATTGGAAAAGAAAACTTAGCCATCctagagaaaattaaaaagaaccagAGGCAAGATTACTTAAAT GGTGCGGTGTCTGGCTCGGTGCAGGCCACTGACCGGCTGATGAAGGAGCTCAGGGATATTTACCGATCACAGAGTTTCAAAGGTG GAAACTATGCAGTCGAACTCGTGAATGACAGTCTGTATGATTGGAACGTCAAACTCCTCAA AGTTGACCAGGACAGCGCTTTGCACAACGACCTCCAGATCctcaaagagaaagaaggagccgACTTTATCCTCCTCAACTTCTCCTTTAAAGTGAGACCCC gaTAACTTCCCTTTGACCCACCGTTTGTCAGGGTTGTGTCTCCAGTCCTCTCCGGAGG GTACGTCCTGGGTGGAGGTGCCATCTGCATGGAACTCCTCACCAAACAG GGCTGGAGCAGTGCCTACTCCATCGAGTCGGTGATCATGCAGATCAGTGCCACACTGGTGAAGGGGAAGGCACGCGTGCAGTTCGGAGCCAACAAA TCTCAATACAGTCTGACAAGAGCACAGCAGTCCTACAAGTCCTTGGTGCAGATCCATGAAAAAAACG GCTGGTACACACCCCCAAAGGAAGATGGCTAA